The genomic DNA TGGATGCAGTCTCTGCTGATAATCAGGTCTTTACTGTGCCCAGCTGAGCCACGCTTTAGCGGGACAAAGACATGAAGTTCCCTCATTTCTGTCCCTGTCTGTCGTGCCTGAGATACAACGGCCGTGCCTCAGAGTTGGAAAGGGTATTGCTTCAAATAGTCCCCCATCCGCCTGGGCAGAGGGAGCTGGTCCACGTCGGCTGTGGACTTGTTAATCCGCAGCCGGCACAGGTGCTGTAGGCTGGGGATGTTGTCTTTGCGGCTGAGTGGCCGGATGAGTTTCAAGTGTACTGCAGCTGCTGCCATCTCTTTTTGCATGGGAGGTAGAGGAGATGGAGGCGGGTAAGGAGCCTCATTCTTGCTTTCCATTGTGCAGGACATGACATAATGCTGGATGAGACTGACCACGTCTGGGAAGGCCAGGATGCGAGGTTTGGACAAGTAGTTTGAGTCCAGCCGGAACTTGCTGTCAGTGTATTCGATGCGCACGTTGGTGGGACCTCGATTGGTCTTGACAGAAAGTGTGAACAGGTAGCTGGGGTGGGTGCTGTCCCGTACCAGGAAGGTGCCCTCAGGCATCTTTTGGAGATGCTGCTTGGCCTCACTAGCAGTGATGGATCCCCAGTACCAACCTGGAAAAGCATCCCAGAAAGAACTTGTTAGGGAAAGAAGGTATTAAATGACTGGCTATGTATTTAGAGGGACTTCAAAGACTACTGAGTTCAGGGCTTGGGAAGTAACCAGGCCCAGACTTGGTAAGGCCTTGAGAAATTAAGAATATGTCAAGTTCCAAGGGTTTCCTACCTGTGCTTGCCATTGCTGTGCTGGGGCTTGGGATGGGGGTGACTActtgtgcagcagctgctgcagtttACAGGGAAAATGGGgcctttttccatttcattctccAAAGCATTGGCTTACACTAGTGATAAATTACTTCATGGTACAAGTTTGTAGAGACTGAACATATGCTTGCTGCATCCACAAGAGTCAACCATGGCTGTAACAGAACCAGGTTCCTATCTAAGTGGGATCAGGAGATTTTTCCTGAGCTCAGATTGCGAGTTGGCTCCCTACTCCCCGTAGCCTTCTGACCCTGTGACTTTGTGAGCTGAGTCTTACCAGATTCCCGCAGATAGGAGAAGGTTTTTGCAATGCAGAGAAGGTCTTCTTCAGGGTCTCGTGTCTGAGGTGGGTTGCTGTCTGGAACTGGTGCTGCAAAGGCAGGTGTGGACTCCTCCTGGAAGGCTGTGACGGGGAGAGGCTGCATGATCGGCTCCGACAAATCCACCGCAATGTCCCTGAGCGACAGTCTCCTGATCTTCCCCTCTGCCAGCAAAGGATGAGGTCTGAAATGAAGGGCATACTCTGCTATTTTTCCTTGCCTTGAAACAGGTTGCAGCATCTGTTCAGTGCATGCTACATTGTACGACAACATGTTATGTTTTATAAACAGATCCTCAGTATGATTATGTTTCAAACAGAGAGAGGCAAGAGGGGAAAAATTATGCAGTTGAAGATGAACTCTTAGAAACAGGGAGAGACAGTCAGCCTCTTTTGCCTTGGGAAAGGTAATCTATCTCACAATTCAGGTTGAtttgaaatctgatttttttagATGTTGCTTTTTAATATGTAGTTTCAGAGCAAATAAGGTTCATAGCAGCATGACCGCTTCACTTACATCATTAAAACATTGGAACATTTATTTTTCCGCCACTGGATTTGTTAGTCATTCACTGTAATATAATTAGAGGCAGACAGTGGAATAGCTTGGGTTTTGCCCTACCTGCTCTGTGCTCAAGGTTGACCTGATTCTAAATGTGTCTGTTAGAACTCAGAGTGAGCTGATCTTATAGTAGAATAACGGGAATTCTTGTTTTTGCCAAGCCTGTGCACTGCACAAAGCCTAGCGTTCAATGGCACGACCGAGATTTCAGTGCGACTGTAATCCCTGCGGGATTATAGCAGCAGGAGGTTCTGTCATGACTGAGCTGCTATGAACATTAATCCCTCTGTGCCCTAAGGACAGTGTTAGTGTAGCCATTCGGCATCTATGTGCAGTTCCATGAAGCCTGGAGCTCTCAAATGCTCCTTCTGTGCAGCACGGCGATTCCTAAAGGAAGGCAGAGCTCCAGGGGAGCATGGATGTTGGGGGCCAGGGAAATCTTAATTCCCAGGCAAGCTCCTGAGCAAAAACATTAGTTTCTGTTCTTTCTTCTAGGCTCTTCGCCTTTGTGTGGCCTGTGTTATGCCTCTCACATGTGCTCACTTGCTTGAGACATTCCTTCAGACACGCAGCAGAAAAGATGGCTGAGTGTTCTGAGAAATACAACACAGTCCTCGAGGTGAGGCCGTCCCAGCACCACTGGAGCTGATGGTGATTGCAAAGGAAGCGGCCGCCTCCTCCCACATCACTGCAGAGAGAAGCGGAAGGAGACTCCAAAGTCATACGCTTTTCCCTTccaatcttcctcctcctctgtgctCTTTGTGAGTAGTGGCATTTTAGGTACATACAACGTGTTATAAAATGATCTTCACCTGATCATAGCTGTGTTCCACCTTCTCAAACTCCTGAGTCCCAGGTATGGGATGGGGAGCAGGATGATGGGGTTGGGGGGAAAAGTAGATTAAAGAGAacctgaaaacaacttcacaatgACTTGAGAGTGAGAGCCATGATGGAGTTTCATTACTCCATATTTCTAATAAAACCATGTAGGTTTGGAATAATTTTTTTGTAAAACCACTGGTAAAATTGAATCTATATAGACACTTCTTGGTCATGGCAGAACCCTACCATCCGTTGGTATTTAGAAAGGAACATTCTTCCTTTTTCCATATGTCAAATCACATTTCAGAAGCAAGACACCTACTTGGCATGCATGGCATTTGATCCTCATTTCTTAATTTCTATTAATGGGTAGGAAACCAAACCTACTAAAAGTGATTTCTGGCCCTTATCTTTCAGCAGACACCCGTGATCACAGGGAGTGCATTCGCAGTGGCTTTCACAGAGCAGTGGGGCTGAATATGCTCTTAGAGCTGGATATTGCCATTGGGAAACATCAGAGTTCTCTTTTAGGTCCCACCTGAGCTACATTTGTAGGTGTTGAGGGCTGCATTTTTAAAGAGATTTAGATGTCTCCCTCTAAATATGACAGTCTTCATGCATGTCTAGCTACCTGCCTTCTTGGGGAAAGGAGATTCCTGATCCTTCATTTCCCCCTGTTTGAACAAGGAGGACCATAAATGAGATCCTTCACTGTACTGAACCTAAAATAATTGTTTGCGCTGTGCAAAGAGGGTGTAACACAAGACTGTGGCAGAGCATTCTGTTCCAGGTGTATTCTTATACCAGCTGTTCACtgggctgaaaatgactgtgacCAATATTAAGTAAAATCAGTCCTGCACCGCGCACTGTCCGCTCGCTCCCCAGAACTTGAATACTGCAGTCTAAATTCCAAATCtctctcaatttatttttttcctggaaaattttTCTGGCCTACCCTTTGAGAAAGGTTTTTGAACACAAAGGAAACTTTTCTTGTTCCTTGCATGgaactacttcttttttttttttctttttatataccTACTTTGGAGAGGAAATTGGGAATTGGCTAAGAGACTGGAAAGCCAGGGAAAGATAGAACAGCTACCTGCAGAAATATACTCCTGTTTCATTGCAAAAAGTTCTTAATTACAAGGGCTGTACCATCTCATCGTTCAGTCCTCCAAAAGACACATTAACTGTGTGAATTGGTCAGTAGGTTTCTTTTACAGAGCCGCTGTGCGTCTCTCTGAAGCAGAGCCCGTGTGCTTGAGGTGAGGTTTCCCACTGGGCACACTCCCTGCCACTTTGGACTTTCTGATATTTGAAGCTGAAGGAGCGCAAACCCCCACACAGGCACTGCGGAGGTTCTTCCACCACAGCCAGAGAAGGACCATGCTTATACACGTCCTGTTTTCCTTCTGTATACCTGCCCCATGCCCCTTTCTCCACCTACAAAAAGGCCTTGTGCACCTGTTGTCTCAAAGGAGCCCAGTGGAACAGAGGGGGATTAGAAATTCTCATAGACTGCGAGGAGCTGGTGTCCTAATCAACTTTCTACACATGTTGAAGAAAAAAGAGCTGTTGCTGTGACAAGAGCAGCTCCAAGCACAGGGATGGGAGAGCAGAGGAATCAGGGGATAATGACAAACTGCAACTTTTAATGCAAGTACATTggcaagaaggagaagaagagttTGCTGGGATAAGGTCTTgttgaaaaaggaaacaaacatttaaaatttgGCATGTCTGGCTGATAGTCTGCATGGAATCTTGAGAGAAGCAGCAAATAAGCTTCCCGGTGCTTTGGCAATTAGTGTTTCAAAATGCCTTGGAAAGCCAAGGAAGTTCAAGAGAATCGGATATGTCCGATATCATTTAGAGCTGCTTTGTAGTTACTTTGCTGGTAAGCTAAAATTTTGTAACACAGTACAAATAGTACAAGAAAAAGTGTgtcaagccactctccatcagctATGTCCCAAGACTCCCTTGGGAGCTTGGTCTGAATAGGAGGGAAAGTATGGAGTCCAGGGTATATGAAATCCCAGAGAACAGTGAAAACTGAGCAATAAATGGTCATTTAAAAAGATATTAAGAGACAAGCATCTACACATCTGACTACATAACAAATTCTTAGTGGGTGAAAGGAAGCAGTAGCTCTGGTATGTTAGCCCTGGAGAAAAACTTCAGATAAGGGTTTCACAAAGTCTAAATTGGAAAATTAATTCCCTTTGCCTTGGCTATAGGAACTGCAGCAGCAGACTGAAAATGGGAGCGAGAACAAGCCCACTTGAATAGTAGGGAAGCATTGGTAAGCATGAGCTCTGCTTGTCTGTTAAAGAGATTGTGGGGGGAAATGGCAGAAAAATCCCCATGCTTTAGTCTTTTAAAGCAGCCAAGGCAAATGAGGAAAATCCGCGGAGCGCAGGAGGGATGAGAAACACTGGCATTGCAGCTGGGGCTGAGACAAATGCTGACACTTGCCAAATACGCAGCATGTGTAAAAATGCTGGATGATTCCTGCAGACCAGGTATTTGCACATGTTGATGATCTGAACTGATCATGCAGACCCTGACAGGCCAACACAGCAGTACCAGAGGAGAGATCTGGACACTACCTGTTGTACTGAACAAAGGTGTTCAGTGGCTTTCATTCTATAGAATGTCGTGTATTGGCAAGTCTTCCATAAAAGCAACAGGAAGAGGAAGTTATGTGTTTAGCATAAATATTTACTTAGAAATAGACAGAAGCATCTGAAGTCTGTGGAAGTGTTTCCCTGTAAGCAGTTTATTTCCACCAGGATCTTAGAGAACACCTGCAGTCGCAGGCTGTGTCCTGCTGGTGCTGCACAACCCCGCTCAACAATGCACTCCAAGTTGTTACTATTTTTTACTCCCTCAAACGATTTAAATACCATGTAATTTTTCAGCAATAGGAAGCAAAGAAATCGGGAGTACGTTATGGTCCCACGATTTTTGGCCATGGAATCCAAAAAGCAGACAGGACACACGCGCACAACTCGGTGCTCGGCCAGCCTAAGTCATTCCGTTCCATTACAGTCACACATGGCAGCTCACACAAGCTCAACAACTGTCCCAGAGAATCTTACTAATTACAATTATTAAGCCACAGCTTTTGAAAGAAGGCTTTAGAGTATCTTACCCCTGAACACAGAGGATCATGTCACTCCTGGACCAGGGGAAAAGCATTAAGTCTTCAAGAAAGTGGGAAAtgctttctcctcttctctttttctcttcttgtctCCTTTTTCTCTGCTTCCCAGGATCAAGCAAGTTCCAGCCTCTAGTTCGGGGTTCACGGTACCAGAAGGCTGGAGAGTCCCAGCAAACCCCTTCCGCAGTGGGTTGTGGTTCAGACACAAAGGCAAATCGGACTGTCCAAGAGACTTTGCAGATTGTTCAGCAACTTTAGCCCGGAAAATGCGTGCGCTCCCAGTTCCTCAGAAAATAATGTATTCTTGTTCTGcttttcagaaaacagcagcaacaacaaaaaagaaagttttaaaaataaccagagaaaagggaaattacatatattttaagAGGAAGTAATCTTCTGTCAGAGCAATCTTTTCGAAAAAAACATTCAGAGCactgtgaaataataataaatagataACAATAAATAATATTTCCCCGAATGTCTGGGGGAAGAGAGCCGGCGGAGCAGCAACCTGCCTGTTCACTGACTCCAGAAGTAATGAAGCTccgagaaaaaaaaccccaacctactAAGTAATCTTTTGTTTGCCCCTTTTAATCTGTTCCGGGAAGTGAGGGATTCCTGGAATCGTATTGTGTTCACATCACTCTTCCGATAGCAGCCacgcggaaaaaaaaaaaaaaaaaaggtataaataGAAGTGACCATAACGGCCGCGTTGATGTCAGCACCGCTCGCCGGGGGAGGGGAGCGGAGCCTTCCCGGGGGCCCGGCGGGGgggcccgggccgggccggctgTGCGGAGCTGCCGCCCGTGCGGAGCGGCCGCCGCGCGTGTTCGCGGAAACGCCTTTGATCCATTTCCAAGAACTTTCCAGGAACGCGGGGCCGCCGCGGCGGGCGCTGCCAATGGGCACCGCCAatgggcgccgccgccgccgcccgcccgccaatgggcgccgccgctgccgcccgcccgccAATGGGCGCCGGCGCGCCCTCCCCCGCCCGCCAATAGGCGCcggcgcccccgcccgccgcatGCGCGGGGCAGCGGCGGCCCCGCACGGCTGGGGAAGGGGGGGTCGTTCGCCGCCGCTCCTGCGTTCACCTGGGCTGCTGGCCTCGCCCTGGCGCTCCGCTGTAGCTTTTCGGTTATTTATTCGTACTTCTTTTACcgcatttctatttatttttatgtatgtgtagttattatttgtaattttttaagtTCAGTTTTAACGCCCTTCTCGAGTGTCAGCCTTCTGTCCGGGCCGCAGGAGTGGTTGGGCGCTGGCAGGCGTGGGGTTGAGGCGCCCGGAGACCGGGGGTTGCCCCGACATACTGCAAGGCAAAGGGGGTGACAGCTTGGGGGGTGCGGCCATCCCCTCAGCTGCCCCTGCCCTTCGGTGACACACAGTCCGCGGGAGGACACTGTGTTGTAGCATCTCGTAGTCTGGACAGCGAAAATACGGTTGTTGCACTGCATAGGGTGGCCCCAAGTCTTGGTCATCTGGGAATGAATCCCTTATGAAATTGGATTTCAGCTTGACTAAGTCTCCTGGGAAAGGCTGCACCACCGTTTTGTCCTGCATTTATACATCATTGTCAAATTAAAATTGGGTGACCCAGGAGGAAATATTTCAGTTACACTGAGGGTTatttaaccttttatttttaaacactttatAAAGAAAGCTTGGTTATTCTTTTCCTGCCATGAGTTGCCACCTCTTCACATCAGAAATCGGAGAGAAAGTGAGAGTGGGTTGTCACCGCTACTGAAGGAGACTGAAGTAGTAGTTGTGATGCTGTTCAGAACCAAAGTGGATGGGTCTGtgtgggaaggagagggaaaggtGATGATTAGGGTAAGGTTAGAAGGATGTTCTCATGGCCAGGACATGAGCCTGAGAGCACGAATCCTATGTTCAGCTCCTGACTCAGCCTTTAACTCCCCGCTGTTTCATTTAGCAGTCTCTTAGCCTGCTGcatgctttccttccttgtctttGCTGCATGAGGGACAGTGCACTCATGAGTCCCACTAATAATACAGAACTATTCAAAGAGAGAGGTGCTGAGTATCCAGAGGGATGGGAATGTCATTGTGCATGTTCCCCTTGACCTGTTTCCTTCTGATCCTAAGACAGACTTCAGCTAACACTTCATCTGAATACACGTAAATTCACGAGAGAGGCAAGGGGTTAGCAGGGGAGAGAGGAATTTTGATCCTCACCCATTCTGTGTGCAGCAAGCACAACAGCCAAAAGACATTTGAAGGTTTATCTTTGCAGCGCTGGCACTGGGTTGCAGGGGGAAGCCTGCACACATGTGCTGCTTCAGATCTCCATTGGGCATTATTTAAAACCTGATGTTGGTGGTGCAGCAGCAGGATGGATTTGAGCAGACCTAGACTAGAGAGTCTCCTGCGGGCTGTGGTTGACCTGAACATTCAGAAGGTATTTCATCTTCAGCCTTGCAGAGGACACTGAGATCACAGCTGTAGTGTGCCGtgaggcaggagctctgcagccAAGGGCAGACATGGAGAAGGTAGCTTTATGGGGCTTTTTTACTTAGAATTGGGCTCCATCTTCTGGAAAAGTCTTTGTGTGCAGGCTCTGCTGTTTGAGTACAGTCATTTGTGCCTCTGGAGCAGGAAAGCAGTGCTAAGAACTGTACAGTGGAAGCATAATGTGCAGAAACAGGTCTCAGTTGGCAGGTCTTTGTTTCTGCTCTGTGGATGCAGCACAGGTGTTCACACTGGTGCAGATGTTGTGTTATTCAGCGTGTGTCACATTGTGATGCAGTGGTTTTCTACCTGCAGTTGCTAGATCTGTGCTACTGTTTTCATGAGTCCTATAGGACCCTGAAAAATTACCATTAAATTAAAGTAGCTAATGTATATGAGAATTACTGAAAGGAGCTTTCATCTTCACCGGAAACTTTAGTAGGGGCCCACCTCAGAATATGTTCAGGCTAGTGGTTGGGCTATTTTATGTACAAAGTTAGTGGTCAGTTTTAAGTCAGTAGCATTCAGTAGTACTTCATTACTCTACCTGAATGTTTTGCCCCTCATTGTCATTCCTCAGGATCATGGTAATGCCCTAAATAGGAAAGAGAACATTGTGCCAAATTTGTCAATGCCCCAGACCTCCAGCAGTTGGTTACCTACACACACTCAATATAAATTCGTGGCATTACAACAAATTAGTTGTTTAAACCCAGTTTATACTGATATAAATGGCTCTCTGGGGTTCAATGTTGAAGAATTAGGACATTGCAGGGGCAGTAACAAGCAATATTGTTGGGCGGTATCATTGAGTGATAGAGTTTAGTTGTCAGAGGTATCAAAGAAAGCTCACAATGAAGTCAGGGAGGTAAGAAAATCCAGAAACAGTGAGCCGGTTCCTTTAGGAAAGTTCATCAACGCAACAGCACCATCTACTGGTCCATGTGTGCTTGAGAAGCCAGGCGGCCAGGGTCCCCTTTCCCCTAAGGGCGGGTTACATTGCTTCAGTTGCACATTTCTGTAATCTTGTAGAGCTCGTGTAAATGTTAAATGACGTCCAAAATCATCACTTTTGTGAGAAGTCTGTGAGTCTGGGGACTAGACTTACCTTCACTATAAGCTTGTAAATGGAAGACAAAGAAAGTTGCCCCTCTGGCTGCTGTGTGGCCATAAGGCCACCTCTGACCCTTAGTCTGTCTTGTAACATGAGGATTAGCATATGGCTAAACAAACATTAACAGTAATAAGTATCTATTCCTTTGTTAGATGGGCAGTCTCGTTATTTGAGTAGGGCACGCCAGTTTCTGTAATCAACAACATACAAGAGGGCGATGTACTGAACTGTTGTGGTTTTGATTTCCCAGCCTGGTGTGGGGCAGTGGAGGAGGCTCCAGAGTGTGGGTGAGCTGGGCCGTGGATGCAGGGACATCCGAGCTGCTCCATGCAGCAGCAGGATGTGCAGGACAGCAACAGGCTTCATTTTGGGCTACAAAAAAAGCTACCTTGGTGTTACTGTAAGGAACTCACAGTATTCATTGTCTGTAGGCATGCGGTGACCTAGAAGATGATTGCAGATGATGGCATCTGTTAGAAACTTTTCTGCTTGTATCAAACGCTGTGTTTCTGCAAAAACTGTATTCCCGAGTGGCCTGGAAGGCCACCCCAGGGCTGTCAGATAATGTCACCATACCCATTAGTTGCAGGATCTCTCTCAATGAAAGAGAGAGATTAATTTCTTGTGCTTCACTGCAGCATAAAATGAAGCACTATCTTCTGTAGACAGATTGGGAGATTTATGATGCTTTTGGTTTATGATACTTCTGTgaaaaacactgttttgtttgatttttttttttttactttctggtGAAATGGAAAAGTCCAATTGgtacctctctgtctctctctgtaaATAAGCTGTGTCCCAGGGCTCCTTCTGCTCTAAGATCCCCAGACAGTAGCCCTTAGTGGAGGAACAGGGATGGAGCCTCCCCAGACCTTCTCAATGACCAAGACAAGGTATCTGTAATAAGGTGTCTGAGTCCAGGATTATAAAAGCAATTGTCCTAGCCTCTGCTATGTTTCTCTTGAAAAATAGCTGCTGAGTGTATACTAAAGGGAGGAAGGAATCTTGAGGAACTACATCAGATGTTAAGACACACTCTCCAGATCATGAGATTGGTGCTCTCGAGAATTCCCTTTTCTTCACTAGCAGCTGGTTCATAGCTAGAATTTGTAATTCCTCCTGGAAACCACGTTATAGTCCAAGGTCGGTCAGGGCAGAGAGTGTTGAGAGTAAAAGAGAAATTGTTCTGGTTTGGTAATCACAAAGCATCAGATAAACATCATTGCCCATGAAAGAGCTCTATAAGCCCATTTTCAGCTcatcaagagaaagaaaagagctaGGTTGTTTGCTGATCAGCTTTCCTAGTAGTATGGGTAAAACTACCCCTCCAGAGCAGAACAGGATAGGTGAAAAAACCTGTATGTAGTCTCTGCTTCAGACCACTGTGTACGTGACAGACTAAACTAAAGATCCTACAAgaagcttcttttcttctccttcatgtCACAATATTGTTCTGTAGAGCTgccctttctttcttttaatatcaCAGACGCAGTTTCTGAAGAACTTCCTGAGAGATTTAATAAGGTTGTTGCAACCACCCAGTCAGAAAGAGCTGTGTCCTCACTTCAACCTGACAATACAGAGGATTTTATCCTTGGTGACATCTATATAATGAATCCCAGAGAGTGGATTTTTCATAATACGAGG from Patagioenas fasciata isolate bPatFas1 chromosome 10, bPatFas1.hap1, whole genome shotgun sequence includes the following:
- the CISH gene encoding cytokine-inducible SH2-containing protein, encoding MLFPWSRSDMILCVQGPHPLLAEGKIRRLSLRDIAVDLSEPIMQPLPVTAFQEESTPAFAAPVPDSNPPQTRDPEEDLLCIAKTFSYLRESGWYWGSITASEAKQHLQKMPEGTFLVRDSTHPSYLFTLSVKTNRGPTNVRIEYTDSKFRLDSNYLSKPRILAFPDVVSLIQHYVMSCTMESKNEAPYPPPSPLPPMQKEMAAAAVHLKLIRPLSRKDNIPSLQHLCRLRINKSTADVDQLPLPRRMGDYLKQYPFQL